Proteins co-encoded in one Bacillus sp. FSL H8-0547 genomic window:
- a CDS encoding IucA/IucC family siderophore biosynthesis protein produces the protein MEANINKKHWLKANKRLTAKMIAEFLYEDMISAVQSEDYYYLECSGAKKIRFKAEKRLMDSYWVDPESIQVQSGNQWLGEVSAVEFLLLIQQDIGIKPFTAAYLIEEYKRTLLADVHIMAKQEHRSTESLLELGYAELEGEMTGHPWITYNKGRIGFSYSDYLQYAPEQKKAVQLDWIAVSKDKGTFHSIEEVDYEQLIKDEIGLNAWEMFNQNLSRAGVEPEEYFFMPVHEWQWNHMIVAQFAEELAEQNIIYLGKGEVEYLPQQSIRTFVNMNDEKKHHVKLPMSILNTLVYRGLPSERVVLAPEITKHIQGIRDNDPFLRDVCRVVLPGEIASMNYDHPDYSTVNGAPYQFLEMLGVIWRENLCSFLEEGEQAITLAALLYVGEDGKSYALELAKKAGLTAEDWIKQLFDVILPPLLHYLYQYGTVFSPHGQNTVLILKDSKPHRVAVKDFVDDVNISDQKLPELQHISEELRSVLRSEAPEGLCQFIFTGLFVCHFRYLADILHRSGKLNESDFWRMLRDAILEYQAKFPELNDRFELFDLLRPSFKKLCLNRNRMIDYGYGDGDDRPHASEFGRVNNPLASGRLAAIKN, from the coding sequence ATGGAAGCGAACATCAATAAGAAACATTGGTTAAAGGCCAATAAACGGCTGACCGCCAAAATGATTGCTGAGTTTTTATATGAAGATATGATTTCTGCTGTTCAATCGGAAGACTATTATTATCTTGAATGTTCAGGCGCCAAGAAAATCAGATTCAAAGCTGAAAAAAGATTAATGGACAGCTACTGGGTGGATCCGGAATCCATACAAGTCCAATCGGGTAATCAATGGCTTGGTGAGGTAAGTGCTGTTGAATTCCTGCTGCTGATCCAGCAGGATATTGGAATTAAGCCGTTTACGGCTGCTTATCTGATTGAGGAATACAAACGCACACTTCTTGCCGATGTTCACATAATGGCAAAGCAGGAACACCGGTCGACGGAATCCCTGCTTGAGCTGGGATATGCTGAACTGGAAGGAGAAATGACGGGCCATCCGTGGATTACATACAACAAAGGGCGAATCGGTTTTTCCTACTCTGATTACCTCCAATATGCCCCGGAACAAAAAAAGGCCGTGCAGCTGGACTGGATCGCTGTTTCCAAAGACAAAGGCACGTTTCATTCTATTGAAGAAGTTGACTATGAGCAATTAATAAAAGATGAAATTGGTTTGAATGCATGGGAAATGTTTAACCAGAATCTGAGCAGGGCAGGTGTTGAACCTGAAGAATATTTCTTCATGCCGGTGCACGAATGGCAGTGGAACCATATGATCGTGGCGCAGTTTGCTGAAGAGCTGGCTGAACAGAACATCATTTATCTCGGAAAAGGGGAGGTCGAATACCTGCCGCAGCAATCAATCCGTACCTTTGTCAACATGAATGACGAAAAAAAGCACCATGTAAAGCTGCCTATGAGTATATTAAATACTCTCGTATACAGAGGGCTCCCGTCAGAGAGAGTGGTTCTGGCTCCAGAGATCACCAAGCATATTCAGGGAATAAGGGATAATGACCCTTTTCTTCGGGATGTGTGCAGAGTGGTTCTGCCCGGTGAGATCGCAAGCATGAATTACGATCATCCGGATTATTCGACTGTGAACGGGGCACCTTATCAATTTCTTGAAATGCTCGGGGTGATCTGGAGAGAAAATCTCTGCTCATTTCTTGAAGAAGGGGAGCAGGCCATCACTCTTGCGGCCCTTTTATATGTCGGCGAAGACGGTAAATCCTATGCCCTTGAACTTGCTAAAAAGGCCGGCCTCACTGCAGAAGATTGGATCAAACAGCTGTTTGATGTGATCCTTCCGCCGCTGCTTCATTATTTGTATCAGTACGGAACCGTATTTTCACCTCACGGACAGAATACAGTGCTCATCCTTAAAGACAGTAAGCCGCACCGTGTGGCCGTAAAAGATTTTGTAGATGATGTAAACATCAGTGACCAGAAGCTGCCTGAACTGCAGCACATATCAGAAGAACTTAGAAGTGTATTAAGGAGCGAAGCTCCTGAAGGGCTCTGTCAGTTTATCTTTACCGGACTGTTCGTTTGCCACTTCAGATATCTTGCAGACATTCTTCACAGAAGCGGCAAGCTGAATGAATCCGATTTCTGGAGAATGCTCAGAGATGCCATTCTAGAGTATCAGGCAAAATTCCCTGAACTAAACGATCGGTTTGAATTGTTTGATCTTCTGAGGCCATCTTTTAAAAAACTTTGTCTGAATCGGAACCGCATGATTGATTATGGATACGGCGACGGCGACGACAGGCCTCACGCTTCTGAATTCGGCAGGGTAAATAATCCGCTTGCTTCAGGCAGACTTGCAGCAATTAAAAATTAA
- a CDS encoding DeoR/GlpR family DNA-binding transcription regulator, whose amino-acid sequence MYQEERLISILDYLKEHKRITADQICSLYDVSKDTARRDLVKLEEQKMIIRTRGGAILPSSHTEIKDYQNRLETVSYEKELIGRKAASLIREGDRIILDASTTVQACAEYMDVTNAAVITNSINQADILSTKPGIQIHLLGGELQKEHRFLYGSSVVEKLSKYHVDKVFIGVVGISERGLSIAHEEDGMVKRKMISQANQVIALADHSKLGVTDFFLYADLHEIDLLITDKEPDKSFRDLLDKNNVELLVAEEETT is encoded by the coding sequence TTGTACCAGGAAGAACGCTTGATTTCGATATTGGACTATTTAAAAGAGCATAAGCGGATCACGGCTGATCAGATTTGTTCGCTTTATGATGTTTCAAAAGACACGGCAAGACGCGATCTCGTGAAGCTTGAGGAGCAAAAGATGATTATCCGGACGCGGGGCGGAGCCATCCTGCCGAGCTCTCATACTGAAATTAAAGATTATCAAAACCGCCTTGAAACGGTTTCTTACGAAAAAGAGCTGATCGGCAGAAAAGCAGCAAGCCTCATCCGGGAAGGAGACCGGATTATCCTTGACGCTTCCACTACTGTTCAGGCGTGCGCAGAATATATGGATGTCACGAATGCAGCTGTTATTACAAACTCAATCAATCAGGCAGATATTCTTTCAACAAAGCCCGGGATTCAAATTCATCTGCTTGGAGGAGAACTGCAGAAGGAGCACCGTTTTCTGTACGGATCATCTGTCGTTGAAAAACTTTCTAAATATCATGTGGATAAAGTATTTATTGGGGTCGTCGGCATTTCTGAAAGAGGCTTGTCTATAGCCCACGAGGAGGATGGAATGGTAAAGAGGAAGATGATCAGCCAGGCAAATCAGGTGATTGCCCTTGCCGATCATTCAAAGCTTGGAGTGACCGATTTTTTCCTCTATGCCGATCTGCATGAGATCGACCTTCTGATTACAGACAAAGAGCCGGATAAATCGTTTAGAGATCTGCTTGATAAAAACAATGTAGAGCTGCTTGTAGCAGAGGAGGAAACAACATGA
- a CDS encoding Cof-type HAD-IIB family hydrolase, whose protein sequence is MTKLIAIDLDGTLLNSENKVSAENLNALKKAQEEGIEVVIATGRAHFDVMEIFKTANVKTWVIAANGATIHQPDGTLFHSQPMEKELAAEALQFLEENGYYYEVFGNKAIFTPQHGRELLSIEIDRIKSANPEADRTKLLHAASKQYSQSGFVFIENCKEILYEDIYNILAFSFHQEKLDAGWERFKDRENLTLVTSADHNFELEHKLASKGIALKKLAGHLGIDLAKTAAIGDSMNDQSMLEAAGKSIAMGNARPEIKAICSDITLTNDQDGVELAIRRILARQTVK, encoded by the coding sequence ATGACAAAATTAATTGCGATTGACCTTGACGGTACACTTCTGAACAGTGAAAACAAAGTAAGTGCGGAAAATCTGAATGCGCTGAAAAAAGCGCAGGAAGAAGGGATAGAAGTGGTCATTGCAACAGGGAGAGCCCATTTTGATGTGATGGAAATTTTCAAAACGGCGAATGTGAAAACCTGGGTGATTGCTGCGAACGGCGCGACGATCCACCAGCCGGACGGAACCCTGTTTCATTCCCAGCCTATGGAAAAGGAATTGGCTGCAGAAGCATTGCAGTTTCTTGAAGAAAACGGCTATTACTACGAAGTTTTCGGAAATAAAGCGATCTTCACCCCGCAGCATGGAAGGGAGCTGCTGTCGATTGAAATAGACCGGATCAAAAGTGCAAATCCAGAAGCTGACCGCACAAAGCTTCTTCATGCTGCTTCCAAACAGTACAGCCAGTCGGGGTTTGTCTTTATTGAGAATTGCAAAGAAATTTTATATGAAGACATTTATAATATCCTTGCCTTTTCATTCCACCAGGAGAAGCTCGATGCTGGATGGGAGAGGTTTAAAGACCGTGAAAACCTCACCTTGGTCACGTCGGCAGACCATAACTTTGAACTTGAACATAAACTGGCCTCAAAAGGCATTGCTCTGAAGAAACTCGCCGGCCATTTAGGGATTGACCTTGCAAAAACCGCTGCAATTGGGGACAGCATGAATGATCAGTCGATGCTTGAGGCAGCAGGTAAAAGCATTGCCATGGGCAATGCGCGGCCTGAAATTAAAGCAATCTGTTCAGATATCACCCTCACGAATGATCAGGACGGAGTAGAGCTTGCAATTCGCCGGATATTGGCTAGACAAACGGTGAAATAA
- a CDS encoding HAMP domain-containing sensor histidine kinase — MEMKDVLLNLLLVLSPLLIIQLLYMRKETNKKMKKRLFALLPALAIVFSMQYPFMIDGEFFFDFRRIPYVMGLLYGGYPLGIFLFIVTVGTRVIIGGSGIYPTIVMAGILVLLVPMLSSYYLKSRLRIKLCLVAALVLGSLLFSIIQIEMMYKTAFHPSHYVELIIFHIFAAVIGTILFETIIQNFHLLKRVIKAEKLEVVSHLAASISHEVRNPLTTTKGFLQLLRDDEISREKRDEYIKISLDELDRATNIIKDYLTFARPEAEHQHPISIHSELKNCMNVLTPLAQMENVQLEEDFSKEELYVLGDSLKLKQSFINMLKNSIESYSNGGQVHISTQKEGSYVKVTITDHGKGMTEDQVLRLGEPYFSTKSNGTGLGMMVTYSIVHSMNGYIKVKSGPGQGSVFQIYLPSLSA; from the coding sequence ATGGAAATGAAGGATGTATTGTTAAATCTTTTGCTCGTTTTGTCTCCGCTTCTCATCATTCAATTATTGTATATGAGAAAAGAAACGAACAAGAAAATGAAAAAGCGGCTGTTTGCCCTTCTTCCTGCGCTTGCCATTGTCTTCAGCATGCAGTATCCCTTTATGATTGATGGAGAATTTTTCTTTGATTTCAGGCGAATTCCATATGTAATGGGGCTTTTGTATGGAGGATATCCACTTGGAATCTTTTTATTTATCGTCACAGTCGGAACAAGGGTGATTATTGGCGGCAGCGGCATATATCCGACAATTGTCATGGCAGGAATACTTGTTCTGTTAGTACCGATGCTGTCTTCATATTATCTGAAAAGCAGGCTTAGAATAAAGCTCTGTCTAGTAGCTGCATTAGTTCTGGGCTCTCTGCTGTTCTCTATTATCCAAATTGAGATGATGTATAAAACGGCTTTTCATCCGTCGCATTATGTGGAACTGATCATCTTTCATATTTTTGCAGCGGTTATTGGAACGATTTTGTTTGAAACGATCATTCAAAATTTTCATCTGCTGAAAAGGGTCATTAAAGCAGAAAAGCTGGAAGTTGTCAGCCATCTTGCAGCAAGCATTTCACATGAAGTGCGCAATCCCCTGACAACAACAAAGGGTTTTCTTCAGCTGCTCAGAGATGATGAAATCAGCAGGGAGAAAAGAGACGAATACATTAAAATCTCATTAGATGAACTGGACCGTGCTACAAATATCATTAAAGATTATTTAACCTTTGCAAGACCGGAGGCTGAGCATCAGCACCCAATTTCTATACACAGTGAACTAAAGAACTGCATGAATGTACTGACACCCCTCGCTCAGATGGAAAATGTACAGTTAGAGGAAGATTTCAGCAAAGAAGAGCTGTATGTTCTCGGGGATTCCCTCAAGTTAAAGCAATCCTTTATCAACATGCTGAAAAACAGCATTGAGTCATACAGCAACGGAGGACAGGTTCATATTTCTACGCAAAAAGAAGGTTCATATGTAAAAGTCACAATAACAGACCATGGAAAGGGCATGACTGAGGATCAGGTGCTGCGTCTTGGTGAACCTTACTTTTCAACAAAATCAAACGGTACAGGTCTTGGGATGATGGTAACCTACAGCATTGTCCATTCGATGAACGGGTACATCAAAGTGAAAAGCGGTCCTGGTCAAGGGTCTGTTTTTCAAATCTACCTTCCTTCTCTGTCAGCCTGA